The region GCTCGGCAGCGCCTCTACCTGTGCTTCAGCCAGACCCGCATGTTGCACGGCCAGACCCGCTACAACGTCAAGAGCCGCTTCTTTGATGAACTGCCTGAGGCTTCGCTGAAATGGCTGACCCCGCGCAATCAGGGTTTTGGCTCGGGCTATGCCAAAGAGTATCAAGACGCTTGGTCACGCGGCTCGGGTTTGAAGTCGGTGGTGGGCGCAGGGCGCAGCGAAAAGGCGGAGTACGCCCAGCCGCCTGTGCCGCGCAGCATGAAGGCGGCCGCCGCCGAGAAAGTGGCTGCCGAGTTTGGTGGCTTGAAGGTCGGCAAGGGCGTGTTCCACACCAAGTTTGGTGAGGGCGTCTTGATGACGCTGGAAGGCTCGGGCCAGGATGCCCGCGCGCAAGTCAACTTTGGCCGCCACGGCATGAAGTGGCTGGCGCTGTCGGTGGCCAAGCTGACGCCGATTGATTGATTCACTAACTGCTGGTGTGGCCGCAGTGCGCGTGAACTGACTTTTGCGCGCAGATGCGCGCCGGGCCGCAGTAATGCCAGCAGAGCTGCTGGTCTTGCGCCGCAGAAATGAAAAAGCCCCCATGGCCTGAGCCTGGGGGCTTTGTCTTTGGGGTGGCTGATGGGACTCGAACCCACGACAAACGGAATCACAATCCGTGACTCTACCAACTGAGCTACAGCCACCCTTGAAACTGATCGGGTGAAGCGGATTCACCCTGCGCTGATAGCGGGCCGTATGTTAACTCAGTCATTACCCTAATCCGGCCGCTTGGCGTCGGTTTAGGCCAATTTGCTGCAATATTTTTGTCATTGATGCTGCATCCGAGCCTTGGCGACCACTGGACGCGGGTATCAGGCCACCACCGGGGCGGCCGCGCAAACCCGATTCCGCCCGCCACGCTTGGCTTCGTAAAGCAGATGGTCGGCGCGCTGGAGCAGGGCGGACTCTGTCTCGTCCGCCGCAAATTCAGCGACGCCGAAGCTCATGGTGCGCTTGAGCGCGTTGCCGTCGGGCAAGCGGATGCCGGGTCCCTCGGCGATGTGCCGGCGGATGCGCTCGGCCAGGGCGATGGCGTCGCTCAAAGCAGTTTCCGGCAGAACCAAGACAAACTCTTCCCCGCCATAACGGGCCACCCAATCGGCGCTCACCCGAAGCTCGCCGCGCAAGAGTTGGCCGGTCGCTTTGAGCAACTGGTCGCCTGCCGCGTGGCCGTGCAGATCGTTCACTTGCTTGAAGTGGTCAATGTCGCAGAACACGACGGACAGCGGCCTCTGATAACGCTGGGCGCGTTGGATCTCCGTGCCCAGTTGCTGGGAAAAGTAGAGACGGTTGCGGCAGGATGTCAGCGCATCGGTCGTCGACAGGGTCTGCAATTCGGCCAGCGCCTGGGCCAGATGGGCGGTCCGGTCGGCAACCTTTTCTTCCAGGGTTTGGATGTGTTGGGCCAGGCGGCCTTGCAGCAGTTGGAAGCCCTCATCCACTTGGTCGATTTCGTCTTGGTGCCGACGTGGTGGGCGTTGCAAGTCCAATTTTTGCGTCAACTCGGCGGCCGCCAGATCGTTCACGAAACGGCTCAAGCGGGTCAAGGGCCGCTGCAGATCGCGCTTCAGCACCAAGATGACGACGACCAGGAGCAAGCAGGTGCTCAAAGCACTGGAAATCAGCACCGCGGCGACGGTGCGTCCCACCTCCAGGTAAACGAGGCGAGGGTCGATGGTCAGGAATAGCTCACCGATCGGTTCTTGTAGTCCATTGCGAAGCAGTGGCGCGGTGGTGGAGGCGCATCTATCCTTGCAGCGGGGATCGCCGTCTTGAACAGCGACTCGGTATTCGCGTTTGTTCGAAGTCGTGGCGTAGTTGGACGGCTCCCGAATCTCCGCATAGCCAATGTCTGTTGTGCGTCGAAGACCTTCGAGCATCAGGCGCACGCTGACGATATCCACCCACCAAATGGCCTCCGCGTACGCCGGCGCTTGCGCCAAGGCCACCTGTTCGAGCCTGGCAAGGCTGCGCTCCGTCACGGTCTGATAGCTCAGCCAACCCTGCACGGTGGCCAGCAGCAGCGTACAGATGCTGGCCCACATGGTGGTTTTGCGGATCAAGTAGGAGGTCAGCGGGCGAAACGGCTGTTCGTCGGGCATTGGGCTGAGGCAATCGGCTGAGTCGAAAGGGCGCGCAATACGCCAATAGTTTTGCTTGCTGCTTCCCGTCAGCGATCCTGCCGGCCTCGGGATATTGATCCTAATTCATCATCTGGACGGTTCTTGTGACGCAAGGCCAAGCAGGCGATGCGGCAGCGGCGAAGTGGCTGCTTTCGTGAAGTGCTGCTCAAACGGCAGGAACCGCCCTTGCATCGTGCCGGCACTAAACCTCGGCGGCCGAACGCTGAGCGCTTACTCCAAAGTGGTAATCACCTCGTCCATGCGGCCCCGCAGCGCAGTCAGCATATTGTCGAGTTGGGCGCGCTCGGTCTTGTTGAATTCCCCGAACAGTGCGTGTGCCAGCTCGGCCTCGATGGCGAAAAACCACGTGCACTTTTTGGCGCCCTCGGCGGTGACGGACAAGCGCCACACCCGCCCGTCCTGGGCATCGGGTGTACGCAGCAGCAGGCCTTGTTTTTCCAGCTCGCCGGTCAGGCGGGCGATCTGGCCTTTGTCCTTGCCCATGGCCTTGACCAGATCCTGCTGGGTGCCGCCCGGGTTCTTTTGACACAGGCACAGGGCAGCCATATCGACGGGCCCCAAGCCAAGCTCGGCGTCCGTCTGCATTCGGGCTTTCAGCACTTGTTGGGCGCCGCCGAATAGAGCCATGAGGCGCACGAAGGCGCTGACCTCAAACGTGTCGTTTGACACGGAAGCAGGGGGGGCAGACTTGCGTTTGGATATTGTTGACATAATCAACCATCGATAGAATGTTGAACTTGTCAATGATATGGATAAGCATGAACACTCCGACGAAAAAGTCTTCCTCCCGCCGCGGCCTTCCGCAAATCCCGCCGGCTTTGATCTTGCTGCCGACGGTGGCCCTGCTGCTTAGCGCCGTCATGACCTGGGCCAATGTCGGCTTTGGTGAACTCTTCCTGCCGCGTTGGGCGCGAGGTTTTGTGACTTGCCTCTTGGTGCTGCCTATGGTTCTGGTGCTGCTGGGTATTCTGGAAAAACGGGTGGAGGTTTTGTTCACCACCCTGTCCAAGTTCGCGCGCACCGTGCTGGTCTCCATGCTGGCGGCGCTCATGATTGAAAGCATCTTGGCTTTGGCGCTGACCTTGATCAGTGGAGCGGGCAGTTCTGAGTTCGCAGGGCTTTGGTGGATGGCTTTCAGCCGTTCATTACCGGTGGGTGTGCTGATCGGCTTGTTCATGGGCTTTTACATGAAGCCACGCTTGGATCGCCTGCGAGTGGCCGCCCAAGGCTGAAGCGCCTCGGGGCGACAGGCCTGATTTGACAGGCCCTTGCCGCATTGCCATCATGCGCGTCGGCGCCAACACGGGGCGCCTGCGGATCCGCGGCTAAGGGCTGAGCCCACCCGTCTTGCCCTTGTCGATGTCTGCCCACCTTTGTGCGGCCTGAATGAAACGCGGATCACAGGCGCCACGCATGGAGGATTTATGAGCCAATCTTTGCCCTCACGCCCGGATCTGGGCCAACTGCGCCGTCAAGCCCGCGAGTTATTGCGCGCCTGGCAAGCCGGCGATCACTTGGCGCTACAGCGCGCCGCCCCTTATCACCTGCCTGCGCCGCCGCGCCTCAGTCAAGCCCATTTGGTGCTGGCCCGCGAACACGGCTTTGCCAGTTGGCCGCAACTCATCAAAGCCGTGGAGCAGCGCCCGCAGTTGGATGAGGCGGTCTGGCTGGCGCAGTTGTTGAACTTGGCCATCGGGGAGGGGTTTACTCGCCCGCAGCCCGAGCGTGCCCAGGCCTGGCTGGGTCAAGACCACAGGCCTAGTTTGCAGACCGCCTTGCTGACCGGCGACCTTGCCGCGCTGCGCCAACTCCTCAAGCCGGCCCAGCTGCTGCAGCCCGTGGCGCCACTGCAGGCGCCGCCCATTGCGTGGGTGTGCTTCTCCTCGCTGGCGCGGCTGCCGGTTTACCGCCCCGGTTTGCTGGCTTGCCTGGATTGGCTGTTGGCGCAAGGGGCAGACGCGAATGCCGGCGTGCTGGATCCGGAGGCCGGCGAGCAGCCACTGCCTCTGCTCTACGGTGCCGTGGACCGGGCCGCCAGCATTGAGATGGTGCAGCGCTTGTTGGCGGCCGGGGCCGAGCCCAACGATGGCGAATCGCTCTATCACGCTACCGAGCAGAGCGACCGCCGCATTCTGGCCGCCCTGGTGCAAGCGGGGGCGCGCTGGACTGGCACCAATGCCTTGCTGCGTCAGCTGGACTTTGAAGACCCTGCCGGCTTGGCTCAGGCGCTGGCGCTGGGCGCCGACCCGAACGAGGCCGGCCCTGGCGGCAGCACGCCACTGCATCACGCCATTAGCCGTTGCCGTTCGGCAGACTGCCTGCGGCTCTTGCTGGAGGCCGGCGCTGACGTTAAGGCCCGCGACGGCACGGGGCGCACGGTGGCGGAACATGCTTTGCGTCTGGGCGAGCGTCATTTGCTGCCACTCTTGCAGGCCCATGGCGCGCGACTGAGTGATGAGTTCGCGCACGTAGCTGCGGTGCCACAGAACCGCGCCGCCTTCTTGGCCGCCTGTGCCGCGGCTGACGAGGCCGGCGCCAGCGCCTATTTGGCCCAGCATCCGCAGGCCATCGAGGAACTGGATGAGGCCGATCTGCGCCTGCTGCCAGATCAAGCGCAGCGCGGCGCCCATGCCGCCGTCGCACTGATGCTGGCGCTGGGTTGGCCGGTGGCTTGCCGGGGCGACTGGGGCGCCAGCGCGCTCAACCAGGCGGCTTTTCGCGGTGACGTCGGCCTCGTGCGCCTGCTGATCCAGCATGGCGCGCACTGGGATGAGCGCAATGGCTTCGGTGGCAATGCCCTGGGCAGCTGCCTGCATGCGGCCGAAAACATGCCCGCGCCGGGCGGCGACTACGCCGGTGTCGTGGAGGCCTTGGTGGCGCAGGGCGCGCCCAGGCCAGATTCGCCTGTGCTGCCCTGATCACGGCGCTGCGGCCGGTCAAGCGCCTGCGCGCTGGCCCGGCCCGGCGTGGCGGGCTGTCCTGCAGGTAGAGGACAGGCAGCCCAAGCTTTGCGACCCGCGGGCTTGACCGCAGCGCGCCACCCGCCTACCGTCAGCCCAGCCTTGGGTGGGCGCTGCGCTTCGTAGCTGCCCGCTCGCAAGGCGCAACCGAATGCTGCCGAGGGCAAGCGAATGCAACCGAGTCGCAGCAACAAGGAGCAGTCATGGCATACGGCGATCGGGTATTGCAACAAGGCGTTCGGGGCGACGATGTCGCTGAGCTGCAATTGCGCTTGGCGGGCTTTCGCGGCACGCTGTTGGACGGCGACTTCGGGCCCGGCACGGCCTTGCAAGTGAAGGCCTTTCAGCGCGATGTGATGCGGCTGAGCCAGCCCAGCGGCGTGGTGGACCGCGCGACCTTTCAGGCCATCGACGCCTTCGCTGATCGTTTTCCCATCGACTTCCGCCAGCTGCGCTGCCCTTGCGGCGTGTGTGACGGTTTCGGCCAAGGCCGCTTCAAAGGCCTGTACATGCCCGGCGGCAAGGGGCTGGAGCAGTTTCACCGCTACGAATACCCGGGCGTGCATCGCCTGATTCTGTGGGCGGCGCGGGCCTTGTTTGCCTATCGCGAGGATGTGAAGTTCCTCTTCTCCTCGGGCTACCGCTGCGCGGTGGAGAACGAGCGCAAGGGCCGCACCACCACCAACCATCATGGCAAGGCGGTGGACATCGACACGGTGCTGCCGCCAGGCATGGGCAAGCGCGAGGACATGGAGCGCTGCAATGCGATCCGTGGCCTGCTGGTTGAAAAGGCGAATGCGCAAATTGGCTGGCTGGCGCGCAACCGCAAGTCGCTGGAGCCGGCCGACATTGCGCCGACCTGGGTGCATTACGACGTGCGTGAATACGAGCCCGCCTATCTGCGCGATGAGTTCTTCTGCCGCGACTTGGCCGGGCTGAACCGCCGCCTTCCCATCGGGGTTTGATCAGCGTTTGAGCAGGCTGGCCGGGAGGCCCGCCCGCTGACCTGGGCGCGGGTGCTTAAACTGCGGGCCTTGCCCAATCACCCGCAGCGCTTTTGTTAGGGCTGTCTCTCTCGCGTCGAGTCGTTTAGCTTTTCTTTGCCCTTGATGATCAGCCCGCCCGTCCCGCAAGGGATTGTTCCCGTCACCTACGTCCATCTGCTCTACGAGTATTTGGCCCGCATGGGCCTGGATGCTGAGCGCTTGCTCGGTGCGCCTAAACCCGCGGTGGACCGCGGCGGCCCGGGGCGTTATGACGTGCAGGCTTGGGGCGCTTTGCTGGCCAAGGCGGCGCAGTGCCTGAACGACCCGCTGCTGGGCCTGCACCTGGGCAGCACCATCACGCCGCGGCACCTGGGTATGTTGGGTTATGTTTTGCTGGCTTGCGGTGATCTGGGTGCGGCTCTGGCGCGCTTTGAGCAGTACCAGCGTCTGCTCT is a window of Paucibacter sp. KCTC 42545 DNA encoding:
- a CDS encoding GGDEF domain-containing protein, translated to MPDEQPFRPLTSYLIRKTTMWASICTLLLATVQGWLSYQTVTERSLARLEQVALAQAPAYAEAIWWVDIVSVRLMLEGLRRTTDIGYAEIREPSNYATTSNKREYRVAVQDGDPRCKDRCASTTAPLLRNGLQEPIGELFLTIDPRLVYLEVGRTVAAVLISSALSTCLLLVVVILVLKRDLQRPLTRLSRFVNDLAAAELTQKLDLQRPPRRHQDEIDQVDEGFQLLQGRLAQHIQTLEEKVADRTAHLAQALAELQTLSTTDALTSCRNRLYFSQQLGTEIQRAQRYQRPLSVVFCDIDHFKQVNDLHGHAAGDQLLKATGQLLRGELRVSADWVARYGGEEFVLVLPETALSDAIALAERIRRHIAEGPGIRLPDGNALKRTMSFGVAEFAADETESALLQRADHLLYEAKRGGRNRVCAAAPVVA
- a CDS encoding MarR family winged helix-turn-helix transcriptional regulator, whose protein sequence is MSNDTFEVSAFVRLMALFGGAQQVLKARMQTDAELGLGPVDMAALCLCQKNPGGTQQDLVKAMGKDKGQIARLTGELEKQGLLLRTPDAQDGRVWRLSVTAEGAKKCTWFFAIEAELAHALFGEFNKTERAQLDNMLTALRGRMDEVITTLE
- a CDS encoding DUF2798 domain-containing protein; amino-acid sequence: MNTPTKKSSSRRGLPQIPPALILLPTVALLLSAVMTWANVGFGELFLPRWARGFVTCLLVLPMVLVLLGILEKRVEVLFTTLSKFARTVLVSMLAALMIESILALALTLISGAGSSEFAGLWWMAFSRSLPVGVLIGLFMGFYMKPRLDRLRVAAQG
- a CDS encoding ankyrin repeat domain-containing protein, with the protein product MSQSLPSRPDLGQLRRQARELLRAWQAGDHLALQRAAPYHLPAPPRLSQAHLVLAREHGFASWPQLIKAVEQRPQLDEAVWLAQLLNLAIGEGFTRPQPERAQAWLGQDHRPSLQTALLTGDLAALRQLLKPAQLLQPVAPLQAPPIAWVCFSSLARLPVYRPGLLACLDWLLAQGADANAGVLDPEAGEQPLPLLYGAVDRAASIEMVQRLLAAGAEPNDGESLYHATEQSDRRILAALVQAGARWTGTNALLRQLDFEDPAGLAQALALGADPNEAGPGGSTPLHHAISRCRSADCLRLLLEAGADVKARDGTGRTVAEHALRLGERHLLPLLQAHGARLSDEFAHVAAVPQNRAAFLAACAAADEAGASAYLAQHPQAIEELDEADLRLLPDQAQRGAHAAVALMLALGWPVACRGDWGASALNQAAFRGDVGLVRLLIQHGAHWDERNGFGGNALGSCLHAAENMPAPGGDYAGVVEALVAQGAPRPDSPVLP
- a CDS encoding peptidoglycan-binding domain-containing protein, coding for MAYGDRVLQQGVRGDDVAELQLRLAGFRGTLLDGDFGPGTALQVKAFQRDVMRLSQPSGVVDRATFQAIDAFADRFPIDFRQLRCPCGVCDGFGQGRFKGLYMPGGKGLEQFHRYEYPGVHRLILWAARALFAYREDVKFLFSSGYRCAVENERKGRTTTNHHGKAVDIDTVLPPGMGKREDMERCNAIRGLLVEKANAQIGWLARNRKSLEPADIAPTWVHYDVREYEPAYLRDEFFCRDLAGLNRRLPIGV